In one Vibrio rarus genomic region, the following are encoded:
- a CDS encoding HAD-IA family hydrolase: MKCVIFDCEGTLVDSEKLCCQALVSVFTSFGATLTMEEVQRHFNGGKLADILMETSQRLGVQVDIDQLESLYREKTKVLFQAKLAPSHNAHSVLKTLNKLGIEVCAVSNGPRSKLESTLEISGLAHYFTGAMFSAFEANSWKPEPDLIQYAAMRMGFRTSECLFVDDTLQGVRAGVAANITTLHYRPNPISPNWSITGVSRINDLQEVLRYCPETSAV; encoded by the coding sequence ATGAAATGTGTGATTTTTGATTGTGAAGGAACATTAGTTGATAGCGAAAAATTATGCTGCCAAGCCTTGGTTAGTGTGTTTACTAGCTTTGGCGCAACCCTCACTATGGAAGAAGTACAGCGTCATTTTAATGGTGGCAAGCTTGCGGATATTCTGATGGAGACTAGCCAACGCTTAGGCGTACAGGTTGATATCGACCAACTTGAATCCCTGTATAGAGAAAAAACCAAGGTGTTGTTTCAAGCAAAATTAGCCCCATCCCATAATGCCCATTCGGTGTTAAAAACACTCAATAAACTTGGTATAGAAGTGTGCGCAGTGTCCAATGGGCCTCGTAGTAAACTTGAATCTACATTGGAAATTAGTGGTTTAGCTCATTATTTCACAGGCGCTATGTTTAGTGCATTTGAAGCCAATAGTTGGAAACCTGAACCGGATCTAATTCAGTATGCGGCAATGCGTATGGGGTTTCGAACTAGTGAATGTTTATTTGTAGACGATACACTGCAAGGCGTTCGAGCCGGAGTGGCGGCAAATATTACTACATTGCATTATCGTCCCAATCCAATATCGCCCAACTGGAGCATTACTGGAGTTAGCCGTATCAATGACTTACAGGAAGTCTTGAGGTATTGTCCAGAAACCTCTGCCGTTTAG